The genomic segment GCGGGGCCACGCGAGGCACCGGCGCTGACGTCGAGGCGGACGTCGTTCGTACAGGTCGACCAAATGAGAGCAATCATCGCTCGCCCCGCACACGAGATGTCAGGTGTTGGCGAGGCGGCTCAGCGTGTCGGTCAGCGTCAGGGCGAACAGAATCGCGAGCCAGAACAGCCCGCAGGCGGCGGCGAGACGCACCAGGCGGTCGGCGCGATTCAGGCGCATGAACAGCAGGGCGACCAAAGCGGCCTGCGTCGCGGCGAGGCCGAAATTCACGGCTGGAGCCCAGGGGGCCTTGAGGTGGTAGGCAGCGAGCAGGCTTGCCGTCAGGAGCCCCAGCAGCAGAAGCCAGACGACGAGGCCGCGCAGCCAGAGCGCGCCGGCCTTTGTCCGAAGGCGCGCCCTCATGCGCTCCGCCCATCGAGGTAGAGCATCGGGTAGAGGAAGATCCAGACCATGTCGACGAAGCCCCAGTAGAGTGTCGCCACCTCCACCTGTGGGCTCGCAAGCAGGAAGCCCGGTGCGCGCCACTCCCGCCAGATGAGGCGGACGATGAGGCCGATGCCGATCGACAGATGGATCGCGTGGACCGAGGTCGAGAGCCAGTAGAAGCCGAAGAAGAGCTGCGTGGCCGGCGCCTTGAGGGCGAAACCAGCGCCCGGCACGAGATGCTTCTCGATATCCTCGCGGTATTCGAGGCCTTTGACCACTAGGAAGGCAAGACCGAGCAGGACGGTCGCCCCAAGGCAGATCAGGGTGAGGCGGCGCAATCCGTCCTGCTCGGAGGCCTGCGCGGCAATGGCCGCGGTCAGCCCACTGGTCAGCAGCAGCGCGGTGTTGAGGGTGCCGTAGACGATGTTGGTCTCGCGGGCGGCGGTCGCGAAGTCCGTCGCGTGCTCCAGGCGTAGCACCGTATAGAGCAGGAACAGCGCGCCGAAGAACAGCACTTCGCTGGCGAGGAAGACCCACATCCCGAAGGTGGCACCGGCGCGCTGATACGCGAACGCGCCCGTCTCCGGCAGCCTGAGCCCGTCCCAGGGCTCGCGCAGGTGGCGGTCGGCGGTTGGCGGCGTGATGTCACCGCCCGGGCTCACGTCAGCGCTCCTTGCTCGG from the Methylorubrum extorquens genome contains:
- a CDS encoding putative Cytochrome c oxidase, subunit III (Evidence 3 : Putative function from multiple computational evidences; Product type e : enzyme), with the protein product MSPGGDITPPTADRHLREPWDGLRLPETGAFAYQRAGATFGMWVFLASEVLFFGALFLLYTVLRLEHATDFATAARETNIVYGTLNTALLLTSGLTAAIAAQASEQDGLRRLTLICLGATVLLGLAFLVVKGLEYREDIEKHLVPGAGFALKAPATQLFFGFYWLSTSVHAIHLSIGIGLIVRLIWREWRAPGFLLASPQVEVATLYWGFVDMVWIFLYPMLYLDGRSA
- a CDS encoding putative cytochrome oxidase subunit IV (Evidence 3 : Putative function from multiple computational evidences; Product type e : enzyme), yielding MRARLRTKAGALWLRGLVVWLLLLGLLTASLLAAYHLKAPWAPAVNFGLAATQAALVALLFMRLNRADRLVRLAAACGLFWLAILFALTLTDTLSRLANT